One Pongo pygmaeus isolate AG05252 chromosome 10, NHGRI_mPonPyg2-v2.0_pri, whole genome shotgun sequence genomic window carries:
- the LOC129009892 gene encoding uncharacterized protein LOC129009892 isoform X2 — protein MELTRWDHFPRTPGTTLAPDPTIPAKLYGDQLVILLQNTIKSVEPAKAVTALQVFRDVSCRVTQRETLNREVMNSVVLLIQEDQRPNKRTPSRCAPRSYKWAWGSSERWLSRAKDKHWMVSLPELINLLCQPYHILVFMVFSQHAKYDENLQLPPRPSKHSLNPTQADKGVYVVAPNTERSWPWPGVKCLKPSYRLHSLSP, from the exons ATGGAGCTCACAAGATGGGACCACTTCCCCAGGACCCCTGGCACCACTCTGGCCCCTGATCCTACTATCCCAG CCAAGTTATACGGCGATCAGCTGGTGATTTTGCTGCAAAACACCATCAAATCCGTGGAGCCTGCCAAGGCAGTGACAGCCCTGCAAGTCTTCAGGGATGTGTCCTGTAGAG TGACCCAGAGGGAGACCTTGAATAGGGAGGTGATGAATTCAGTGGTTCTGCTGATACAGGAAGATCAGAGACCC aataaaAGGACACCCAGCAGATGTGCACCAAGATCCTACAAATG GGCCTGGGGATCCTCTGAGAGGTGGCTCAGTAGAGCAAAAGACAAGCATTGGATG GTGTCCCTGCCAGAACTCATCAATCTCCTATGCCAGCCATACCACATCTTGGTCTTCATGGTTTTTAGCCAG CATGCAAAATATGACGAAAATCTGCAATTGCCTCCAAGGCCTTCAAAACACA GCTTGAACCCAACGCAAGCTGATAAAGGTGTTTACGTTGTTGCCCCAAACACTGAAAGAAGCTGGCCCTGGCCCGGAGTCAAATGCCTTAAACCCTCATATAGACTCCACTCCCTGAGCCCCTGA